The following coding sequences are from one Molothrus aeneus isolate 106 chromosome 23, BPBGC_Maene_1.0, whole genome shotgun sequence window:
- the HTR1D gene encoding 5-hydroxytryptamine receptor 1D has product MTQYNHSAQFSLQSSANKSLNVTETPLPWDERTLLGLKISLSILLAVITLATILANVFVVITIFLTRKLHTPANYLIGSLAVTDLLVSVLVMPVSIAYTVTHTWAFGQLLCDIWLSSDITCCTASILHLCVIALDRYWAITDALEYSKRRTAGRAALMIAVVWMISISISVPPFFWRQVKAHEEIAKCAVNTEQISYTIYSTCGAFYIPTVLLLILYGRIYVAARDRILKPPSLYGKRFTTAHLITGSAGSSLCSINASLHEGHSHSGASPIFLGPVKIKLADSVLERKRISAARERKATKTLGIILGAFIFCWLPFFVISLVLPICQDACWFHPILLDFFTWLGYLNSLINPVIYTAFNEEFKQAFQKLILFKKCSS; this is encoded by the coding sequence ATGACTCAGTACAACCATTCAGCACAGTTctctctccagagctcagcaaaTAAATCATTAAATGTCACTGAAACACCTCTGCCCTGGGATGAAAGGACACTCCTAGGGCTGAAGATTTCACTGTCAATCCTTCTGGCTGTTATAACTTTGGCAACAATCCTTGCAAATGTTTTTGTTGTCATTACAATTTTCCTGACTAGAAAGCTCCACACACCTGCAAATTACCTCATTGGCTCCTTGGCAGTGACTGATCTTTTGGTGTCTGTGCTGGTGATGCCTGTCAGCATTGCTTACACTGTCACCCACACGTGGGCCTTTGGCCAGCTGCTGTGTGACATCTGGCTGTCATCAGACATCACGTGCTGCACAGCCTCCATCCTGCACCTCTGTGTCATTGCCCTGGACAGGTACTGGGCTATCACAGATGCTCTGGAATATTCCAAGCGCCGCACTGCTGGCCGAGCAGCGCTCATGATTGCTGTGGTCTGGATGATATCCATCAGTATCTCTGTGCCACCGTTTTTCTGGAGGCAAGTGAAAGCTCATGAAGAAATTGCAAAGTGTGCTGTAAACACAGAGCAAATTTCCTACACGATTTATTCGACTTGTGGAGCTTTCTACATCCCGACTGTGCTCCTGCTGATATTGTATGGGAGAATTTATGTAGCAGCTCGAGATAGGATTCTGAAGCCACCCTCATTATATGGGAAACGTTTTACTACTGCACACCTGATCACTGGTTCTGCAggctcttccctctgctccattAATGCTAGCCTCCATGAAGGGCATTCCCATTCAGGTGCATCCCCAATATTTCTGGGTcctgttaaaataaaacttgCAGATAGTgtgctggaaaggaaaagaatttctGCTGCGAGAGAAAGGAAAGCTACCAAAACTTTAGGCATTATTCTGGGagctttcattttctgttgGCTGCCTTTTTTTGTCATATCACTAGTCCTACCAATCTGCCAAGATGCCTGTTGGTTTCATCCCATCCTCCTGGACTTTTTTACCTGGTTGGGTTACCTAAACTCATTAATCAATCCAGTCATTTATACAGCTTTTAATGAAGAGTTTAAACAGGCTTTCCAAAAACTAatacttttcaaaaagtgttCCTCTTGA